The Thermogemmatispora onikobensis nucleotide sequence TAAGCGCCTGACTTTTACCTTCTGAATCTGCTGCTCACTCACTGCTGCCTCCAGGGAAGGGAACTGCTGCCGACTGCGGTCACCGGATCGGATGGGACGACCGGCTGGCTGGTGATTTGGCTCTTGAGTACCAGCCAGGCGGTCAAAGCTCTCTTTTTCTGGGGAATCATACCCAGAGTAAGCGAGCCAGGTCAACAGATCTCCCCCAAAGGTCATAGCTTTTCGTCCTCACCCTCCTCATCCCTCGGCTCCCCGGCGGAAGAGAGGGCGCGCTCCGCCTCGCTCTGCCCGCTGACCTCCGCGCTACCGCAAGGCCGTGTCCTGGGAATCTCCAGCGGCTGGCCACTGGTGGACCTGGGAGACTGTGGCTCGACAGGCCAGTCGCGCTCTGGCAACCCAGGCGCCAGGTCAGCCCCGGAGCGAGCCGGCGAGAGGCCGAACGCTGTCAGCGAGGCAGGGGGAGCGATCCACGGAGAGAAGCCAGGTTCAGCTGGCGCCCCAACCGAGGAGGAGGGCAGCTCATCCGGCAAAGGGGTTCCAGAAGAAGCCGCTCCACTGGGAGACGTGCGCTCACTCCACTCAGAGCGAGACCCGGCAGCAGACGAGGGTGGCCAGGGAATCTCGGTGAGGGCCGGCTCCAGCTCGCCGCGCGAGAGGTCGAACGTCTCTAGAACCCGCACCAGCGAGGGCGGATCTGGCATCGGGGTCTCCGGCGCTCCCAGCTGACCAGGCAGGCTCTTCCAGGGCAGACCAGCCGAAGAGGAGGCCGGGAGGGCGGAATCCATAATCGTCTGCTGCGAGAGGGGTACAGAGGGCAGGTTAGCAGGCCAGCGCGGTCTGAGTGCAAGCAGAGAGACGGCGAGAGCGAGGGCAGCACACAACGGCAGGAACCAGAGATGCCAGAGCACGGCCAGCACCAGTGTGCCCCCGCTCAACATGGAGGATGCCACGAGCGCGGCCAAAAAGAGGCGCGGCAGCCATTGTGGCGAAGCCACAGGCGGTCTTGGCAGTTGAGACGACCGCCGCCGCATCAAGCGAGCGCGGCGGCGCTGAGCGGCCCTGTTGGTCTCCACCAGCCTCCGCGCCGTGGCAGGCCAGAGCGCGCGACTCACCCCACGAGAAAGGTTGCTCGCGCGCTCAACCAGGATATAGACTTTCTTATCGCTCTTGCTGTCTTCACTCATCACACATCCACCCCTGTGCCAAGAACAGGGCCACCACCCAGTCCCCCAGAGAGATGACAGCCAGATGATCGATCCTTCCTGTCGCGATACTGAAGTGCCGGCAGGAAGCCGGTGACACCCCAGTGCCTCCGCGAGGGACACGTATGGAGACAGAGGCACGCACCACACCACACATCATCCCTTGCTATATACGATGATACGCCGGGTACCAAAAAGGAGATACTGGCCGGACGGCAGTCCATCGTACGAGTCCTCAAGGAGAACCGTACACCACAACCAACGAACAACAACCCCACCGCAGCGGGAAACCCCCTGACGGGCGGCCTTGAGCTGGCCCAGCCCGAGGCGGGCGGCATCGTCACCCCACCACCACATAGCTACCTCCTGCCGGCCTGTCTGCCTGCCTTCGCACGCACGCATCCGGCAGGCGGAGGCAACCCACCCCGGGTCAGACCATGCTTTCCCGCACCGTCCGCTCCATAACTACAGCCCGGCGGCACCGTACATAGCAGCGCCGTGGCGGCACGCTTTGGTCCGCGCGTCTCGCAATTCGCCCGCCCGTCCCTTCACGCACCGCCAACGACGCACCACCACTGAGAGGCCAGAACACGCCGCGCTCCCAGGGACTGGCCGCAGCGAAAGCCAGCCCCACCACGCGCACGCTCCACTTCCAGACCTCTCCGCGTCTGCTCGTGCCCGCGCATTGGCACTTCACTACCGCGACAGGAACACGCTCATGTGTGCACCTGCACCGTAGCAAGTCAGAAGGAGCACGCTCCTTCTCGAATACCACCCCCGCTTCTTCAGCTTCAAACAAGCTCGGATCTGAGATCACGCTTTTATTGTACCTCTCTCTACTTCTTCATCGGTTACGATAGGATGAAATTTGAGTTGAGAAACAAAAGCATGTATTGCAGATTTCTTAACTTTTCGATAGATTTATTACACTTTACAAAGATATTATCTTGAAAGGTATCAGCGTTAAAGCGGCATCCAAGTGCTTAAAAGAAGATGATAGTGATAAATATTTCAGGAGAGAAGCAAGAAAGCAGTGGGGGGAGAGGTAGAACAGCTAGCCGAAGAGGGAGGGAAAGAGAGCAAGGCAAGAGCGACAGTTAGAGCCAGGGCGGGGTTCAGGAAGCCCCAGGCTGGAGAGAAAGGCGGGGAAGAAGAGCGGGCCGCGGCCAGGAGTGCCGGGCAGGAACACCTCTCAGAGCAGAAAGTACCAACGCCGGCAACCTCAAGCGAGCAGCGAATGCCGGCGCTGTTTTCTGCCTGTGCGGGCCAGGTCGTGATCCTCTATCCTCTTGCCTCACCCGCTAAGATGGCGGCTCCTCACGCTCAATCTCCACCTGGAGCGGTCCCTCCAGCCCCTCAGCAGAAGGTCCATAGTAGGGTGGGTCCCACTCAAACGTAATCTTCTGACGCTTGATCGGGACAGCGGCCTGCAGCTTATCCCAGCGATCTTCACGGGTCATCGTAATTTCCACATGCTGCTCATCGACCTCCAGGCGTTCGGAGATCACCCGCAGCAGATCGGCTTTGATCTGCTCCAGCAGCTCCGGGTTGACCTTCACCCGGTCCTGGACCAGGACCACCTTCAGGCGTTCCTTCGCCAGCTCGCCGGGCCTGGGCCGCTTGCGACTGGCCATAAAATCAAGCATACTCATGATGCACCATCGCCTCCTTGATCAGGACGGCCAGGACCGTGTGCG carries:
- the minE gene encoding cell division topological specificity factor MinE, which codes for MSMLDFMASRKRPRPGELAKERLKVVLVQDRVKVNPELLEQIKADLLRVISERLEVDEQHVEITMTREDRWDKLQAAVPIKRQKITFEWDPPYYGPSAEGLEGPLQVEIEREEPPS